The stretch of DNA GTCGTGCGCCGCTCACTGACGGTCTGCACGTCGAGGTGGACGACGGCACGGGCCGCCCGCACGCGGTCGAGAAGCGTCTGACCTTCCTGGCCCGAGAGCGACACCACCGGAATCCGGACCGCCTGGCCGAGGGTTCCGGCAAACTCGTTTGGCCGCGAATTGTATACGATGAGGGCCGCGGCGCCGGCGTCGGCTGCGTTCTCGGCCTTCTGCCGGAAGGTCAACTCGCCGCGCCGCACGAGCACGATCTTCCCCCGCAGGCCGGCGCCCGCCGCCGTCTGGCCTCCGAAGTCGCCGGGACGGCCGAGACCGGCGTCCACAACCTCAGCGGTCAGCCCCTGCTCCCCGGTCGACGGTGAGTACTCCATCACCGTCGGATGCAGCGCCGGTCCGTCGGGAACCGTGAGCGCGACGTGCCGCACCGCAAAGTACGGGAACGTGAAGGGCTGCCAGTCGACCCCGTAACCGTCCCGCGTGAGCTGCGCGGCAATGTACTCGCCGGACGCGCGGTCCTCCGGCGTGCCGGCCGGGTGCGGTCCGATTTTCTGCGACAGCGCGAGCACGTGCCGGTAGGCACGCTCGCCGGAGACGCGGGCCAGCAACGGCGGCGCGCCGGTCGCCGGCGCGGCGGCGCGCACCCCGCCGGGCGGCCCGCCGGTCACCAGCGTCGCGGCCAGCACCATGAC from bacterium encodes:
- a CDS encoding M28 family metallopeptidase, which produces VMVLAATLVTGGPPGGVRAAAPATGAPPLLARVSGERAYRHVLALSQKIGPHPAGTPEDRASGEYIAAQLTRDGYGVDWQPFTFPYFAVRHVALTVPDGPALHPTVMEYSPSTGEQGLTAEVVDAGLGRPGDFGGQTAAGAGLRGKIVLVRRGELTFRQKAENAADAGAAALIVYNSRPNEFAGTLGQAVRIPVVSLSGQEGQTLLDRVRAARAVVHLDVQTVSERRTTWNIVGTKPAAHGAAGPAAGKILVVGAHRDTVAGAPGANDNTSGVASVLEIAEVVKNVPLGVAVRFVFFGAEEDGLYGSAEYVAHLDKRPIIGMVNLDMEGVGDRLILAGRGDDVLVRTASRLAGELGIRAEVRSAEGGSDHVNFERAGVPVVFLFRPDDPYYDTPRDTVDRVSPALLAASTRLALATALAAAGMK